GGCGTGGAGGTGTGCGCGGTGACGAAGGCCAGGAAGGCTGCCCGGTCTGTTAGCGAACCTCGGTAGGAGGTGCCGTTCACCAGCACGGTGGGCGTGCCCGTGATCTTCGCGATGTCGGCGTTCGGCAACGGCCCCGTGAGCGCACGGTCACTGGCCTCACCGACCCACGGGGAGAAGGTTTCGTTCCTGATGCACTCGGGAATGTTCGAATCCGCGGCGCCAGCCGTCTCGATAACGTTCTGCAGTTCGGAGTTTGTCAGCCCCGCGCTGTTCTCGGCGGGCATGTTCGCGAAGAGTGCCGTGTTGACGGCGAGAAAGCTGTCGGGTTGAAAATTCGCCACGCACGCGACGGCGTTGGCGGCGCGCGTGGAGTAATTCGTGCCCAGAGACGACGTATCCCGGATCGAGATCGGGTGCAGCTCAAGCGTGGCATTGCCCGCGGTGACCCAGCTCGCAATCTGTGCGGCGTTGGTGGTGTCGAATTGTCCGCAGGCCGGACAGAGATAGTCCACGTAGATGTCGATGTTCACCATGTCGTCGAGCTGAGTCTGATCGGTGGCAACCGGCTGAGCCGCTGCGGCGAGGGCGGGTGTGTTCGCGGCCGAGACGGTGGCACCGTCGCCACCAATCAGAATCCCATCGCTGGCCATATTCCGTGGGCCCGCCCCACTCGGGGTGCTCTGAGTGATGATGACGAGTGCCACGATTGTCGCGGCGGCAACGAGCGCCACACCGATACCGCCGCGCCAGAGGAGCCGGCGGTATGTCGCGGTTTTCTTCTGGTCGTCGCGCAGCCCAGTGGCGGTCTCGCGGGTCTGTTTTCGGCGGTCCTTCTTGGCTGGACGGGCCTGCCCAGAGGCGTTGCTCATCATGCGCTCAGTCACCGTTTCGTATGGGAGGATTCCCATCGACAGTAAGCACTTCGCCTGTGTGCACGGCTTTCGTGTGCTGTGAGCTCACTGGGAGCACCGTTCTGGCGGGGCTTAAAACCAGGTGCTGAGACGCGGGGTGTGCGGGGAGTACAGGGTCGCGTCGAGGCGAGCGGCGGCATCCATCGTTGTGCTGTGCAGGCGGCCGGCCCGGGCAAGGTCAACCGTGCTGCCGGCCCCGAGGTAGAGCGCGCCGAGATCAGCGACCGACACACTCACGTGGGTGGTGCCCGCGGGGGCGGCGGTGGTGAGCGGATGCGCCGTCCCGCGCCCGCTGCTCCCCACGGTGAGTAGGTACTCACCCCCGGCGAAACCGAGGTCGTCCGTCACCGTGAGCTGGAATATTCCAGGAGCGGCATATGTGCGGGCGCTCAGTGTGGCAGGCACATCGAGGATGCGCAGCCAGAGGTGATCGCGCTCCACCGTTTTGCGAACGGCCCGGCGGTCGAGAACGTGCCAGACGAGGGGCTCGCGCACGCTGCGGAGCGGAGCGCTGACCTCGGTGACCAAATCCATGTCGATGACAAAATGCCAGAGGGCCGCGTAGGCGTCGTCCGTCGCGGCCACGAGGTCGGCGAGATTCAGTCGGGCCGGGTAGCCGTCGTCGCCGAGAACGATTGAATACACGGCGAAGCCCTGGGCGTGGCCGTCGGCGTCGTCGTAACGCACGCAGCGCAGGCTGCGCTTTTCGGAATCGGGGTCCTGCGGCACGAGGCCGAGGGCGTGGCTCCACCAGACGGGACGGCGGTCCACCTCGCCGGGCTGGCGGGAGCGTTCAAAGATGGCCGGACCGTCGGCGAAGAGGGACGCGGGCGTGACGAAGGTTACGCGGCCGTCGGGAGTCGGGCCCCTCCAGCGGGCGCGAGTGGTGTCGATGCGCAGGTGCGCCTGGTGAGCCGCCGGGCCAAACCCGTAGCGGCCATAGATGGTGGCCTCGGTGACGGTGAGCATCGCCAGGGGAAAGCCGAGAGCCTGGGCGGTGCGCAGCTCGGCGGGGAGCAGGGCGCGGGCGATTCCGCGTCGACGGTGCGTCGGTGCCACCGTGATGGACGTGATGGCCCAGGCGGGCAGTTCGCCCCCGCCGGGAACAGTGAGGTTCATCGGCCACGAGCGGGCGGTGGCCACCGGAGAATCTGGGTCTGCGCCGGTGCGGTCGTACACGGCAGTGACCCGGTCCGTGGCCATCTCGCTTTCCAGCACACCGAGCAGGTCATCGCTGCGGGCGGGATCGTGAAAGCCGCGCGCGTCGGCCTGCAACCAGTGCCGGGCCGCCGCCTTATCGGCCGGATCGAGAATGCGGAGGTCGAGCCCGTGGGCGGCCAGAGCGTCTCGGGATTGCACGTCGACGGGGAGAGAAATGTGTTCGGTCACGTTTCGACCCTAGCCGTGAGCGGCACCTGTCGACCACTCACGGCGGTGACTGGGTCTTAGCGAGCGCCGAGCAGGTGTTCGAGGGCGAGCTGCTGCAGGCGAACGAAGCCGAATCCCTTCGCACCGAAGTAGGCATCCGGTGCAAAGTCCTCATAGGAGGCGCGATCGGCCAACAGGTCGTCGTAGCTTTCGCCCGGAGCAAGCGTGGGCTGCGAGAGTTCGGGAACCATCGACGCGGCCAGATGTTCCTGCACCTCGGGGTCGGCGCGGAATGCGGCCGCACGCTCCTTGAGCAGCAGGTAGGTGCGCATGTTCGCCGAGACCGAGTCCCATACGCCCGACACGTCTTCGGTACGTGACGGCTTGTAGTCGAAGTGCCGCGGGCCGTCGTAGGCCTGGCCGCCGCCGGGTCCACCGTTTTCGAGCAGGTCCACCAGCGAGAAGGCATTGTGCAGGTCGCCGTGGCCGAACACGAGGTCCTGGTCGTACTTGATGCCGCGCTGACCGTTGAGATCAATGTGAAACAGCTTGCCCTGGTAGAGGGCCTGCGCGATGCCCGCGGTGAAGTTGAGGCCCGCCATCTGCTCGTGGCCCACCTCGGGGTTCACTCCCACCAGCTCGGGGCGCTCGAGGGTGGTGATGAAGGCCATGGCGTGGCCCACCGTGGGCAGCAAGATATCGCCGCGCGGCTCGTTGGGCTTGGGCTCGATCGCAAAGCGGATGTCGTATCCCTTGTCGGTCACATAGTCGCCGAGCAGGTTCACCGCCTCGCGATAGCGCTCGAGTGCCGAGCGGATGTCCTTGGCCGCGTCGTACTCGGCGCCCTCGCGTCCGCCCCACATCACGAACGTCTTCGCTCCGAGCTCCGCGGCCAGATCAATGTTGCGCAGCACTTTGCGCAGAGCGAAGCGGCGAACGGCGCGATCGTTGGACGTGAAGCCGCCGTCCTTAAAAACGGGAGCACTAAACAGGTTGGTGGTCACCATGGGAACGATGAGGCCGGTGTCGGCCAGTGCGCCCTTCAGGCGGTCGATCTGGGACTGGCGCGCGGCATCCGTTGAGCCGAAAGCGAAGAGGTCATCATCGTGAAAGGTGAGACCGTAGGCGCCGCGCTCGGCGAGATTGGTGACGGCGTCCACCACGTCGAGCTCGGGACGTGTGGGTCCACCAAACGGGTCGCTGCCGTTGTACCCGATGGTCCAGAGGCCGAAGGAAAATTTGTCATCGCGCGTGGGCTGGTTCGCCATTGAGTGCTCCCGATCAATCGTTGCGGTAAATGTTCTGCTTACCAACATATTAGGGATTTCGGGAATGTCAACCGGAGATTCGACGAGTCTGAGCGCCCGGAGTGCGTCCCGGGAGATGCCGGTGTGCGCTGTCTTCGGGTTCCGATTGCCGTTATGTTGTTAGAGACCTCTAAATGATCGTGGACAGCAGGCAAGGATCGCTTATCGTGACTGTAGAACTGAACTGGGCCGGGAACCTTCGCTACCAGGCGAGCACGGTGGTGAGCCCCACGAGCATCGACGAACTGCAGGTGGTCGTGGCCGGAGCCGCGCAGGTGCGTGCGCTCGGCTCCCGCCACTCGTTCAACGACATCGCTGACAGCCGCGACGTGCTGATTTCGTTACAGAGCCTCGATTCCGACATCGTCATCGACGAGGAAACGAGCACCGTCACCGTGAGTGGCGCAACAAAATACGGAATCCTCGCGGAGGAGCTGACCCGCCGTGGATTCGCGCTGCACAACCTCGCCTCCCTGCCGCACATCTCGATTGCCGGCGCCATCGCCACCGGAACCCACGGCTCGGGTGACCGCAACGGCAATCTGGCAACGGCCGTCACCGCGTTGGAGCTCGTGACGGGCACGGGCGACATTGTCACCGTGTCCCGCGCCGACACCCCCGATTTTGCCGGCTTCGTGGTGGGCCTCGGTGCGCTCGGCGTGATCACCCGCGTCACCCTCGAGATTCAGCCGACCTTCGACGTGCGACAGGACGTGTTCGAGAACCTGCCCTGGTCGCAGGTGCTGGCCCACTTCGACGCCGTCACCTCGGCGGCCTACAGCGTGAGCCTGTTCACCGACTGGAGTGGCGCAACGGTGGATCAGGCGTGGCTGAAGAGCCGACGAACGGATGCCGCGAAGCCGTTTGAGCCGCGGGAGACCTTTTTCGGCGGCTCGCCGGCCACCGCGGGGAGGCATCCGCTACCCGGCATTTCGGCCGAGAACTGCACCGAGCAACGGGGGGTCTGGGGCCCCTGGCACGACCGGCTCGCCCACTTTCGCCTCGCGTTCACGCCGAGCAGCGGCGCGGAACTGCAGAGTGAATATCTGGTGCCGCGCGAGCACGCGGTGGCGGCAATCGAGGCCGTTCGCGCCCTCTCCCGCGTGATCACGCCGCTCCTGCTGGTGAGCGAGGTACGCACGATGGCAGCGGATGACCTGTGGTTGAGCCCGAATCAGGGCCGCGACGGAATCGGATTGCACTTCACCTGGAAGCCGGAGCAGGAGGCCGTCGAACAGGTGCTGCCGCTCATCGAGGCGGCGCTCGCGCCGTTTATGGCTCGCCCGCACTGGGGAAAGCTGTTTCAGCTGCGGCGCGCCGAGATCGCGCCGCTGAATGCGCGATTCGACGACTTTCAGGAGCTGGCCGAGCGGATGGACCCCACCCATACCTTCCGCAACGACTTCCTCGACCGCACGGTCTTCGGTCTCTGACCCGGTCGCTGCCGGCGCTGCGCGCGATGGCGGCGCCCGAAACGGGTGGCCGCTACGCCGGTTACGCTAGCCGCCCCCGATTTCGGGGGCGCCGGCGAGCCGTTTGCGTGGCGGCCACCCGTTTGCGTCGCGGGCGAGGCGGATGGTGCGGCGGTGGGCGGTGCGATAGCGGATGCGTGGTGCGTTCGTGCGCTGCGCGGCATCCGTTCGCGATGGCCGCGCCCGAAATCGGTGGCCGCTACGCCGGTTACGGCAGCCGCCCCCGATTTCGGGGGCGCCGGCGAGCGGTTTGCGTAGCGGCCACCCGTTTGCGTCGCGGGCGAGGCGGGCGAGGCGGATGGCGCGTGGTCGGGCGGCGCTACGCGGGGTCGGGCGGCGCTACACGTGGCCGGGCGCGCTACACGTGGTCGCGCCAGCTGTGCTCGGGTGCAAAACCCAGCAGGCGGCGAGCCTTGTCAATGGAGAGCAGCGTCTCGTTCTCGGCGACATCGCGAACGACCTCGACGCCGGGGAACACCTCGGCGGCGAGGCTCGCCGACGAACGCGACATAACCGTGTCGGCGGCGGCAATGATGAACCGGTCGAAGCCGGGTACGGCATTCTCGAGGGCACGCAGCACGGCCTGGGCGCCGTCGCGTCCGTCAATGTAACCCCAGAGGTTCCACTTGCGCAGTGTGGCATCGGCGTCAAACGCCGGGAACGCGGCGTAGTCTTCCGGGTCCATCACGTTGGAGAAGCGCAGCGCCGTAATGCTCAGCGTCGGGTCCCAGCGCACCAGCTCAATCGCCAGCTGCTCTTCCAGATGCTTCACCAGAGAGTAGGTGCTCTCCGGGCGTGCCGGGTACTCCTCATCCACCGGGATATAGGGCGGGTCGATGTCGAATGGCAGCCCGAGCACGGTCTCACTGGACGCGTAGACGATGCGCTTGATGCCCGCGCGCCGGGCGGCCTGAAACACGTTGTAGGTCGACAGCATGTTGTTGTGGAACGTGGCCACATCCGCAAACAGGCCGGGTGCCGGAATCGCACCGAGGTGCACCACGGCGTCGAAGCCGTCGGTGCGGTCGTTGATGCCGAACATCACGTCCACCACCTGGCCATAGTCGGTGAGGTCGATGGTGGTGAATCCCTCGCTGCGAGGCCCCGACCGGTCCAGATTGGTGACGTGGTGACCCTCAGCGGTCAGGCGCGCAACGACGCTGCGGCCGAGCTTTCCGCTTCCGCCGGTGACTGCAATTCTCATCAAATTCTCCTCAACGTAAAACTGTGACTCACAGGTTGTGCACAACGATCAGGCCAGGCGCTCTGTCGGCGACGTTGTTTTGCGCGGGTTGACCTCGGCGAGGGAGCGGGTGACGTCGTCGATCTGCGCCATCACGGCGGGTTCCAGCGTCACGCCCACGGCCTTCACGTTGTCGGCCAGCTGCTCCGGGCGAGACGCGCCCATGATTGCCGACGCCACATTCTGGTTCTGCAGCACCCAGGCCAGCGCGAGCTGCGCCATGGTGAGCCCCAACTCGTCGGCGATGGGCCGCAGTCGCTGCACGCTCGTGAGAACCTCGTCGGTCATCCAGCGCTCAATCATGTCGGCGCCACCCTTGGCATCCGCTGCTCGGCTGCCCGCAAGTGGCGGCTGACCCGGCAGGTATTTGCCGGTGAGCACACCCTGAGCCACGGGGGACCAGACGATTTGCGAGATTCCGAGTTCAGCGGATGTGGGCACCACCTCGGCCTCAATCACGCGCCACAGCATGGAGTACTGCGGCTGGTTGGAAATGAGCTGAATGCCGAGGTCGCGGGCCAGCGCGTGACCGGCACGGAGCTGTTCGGCGTTCCACTCGCTCACGCCGATGTAGAGCGCCTTTCCCTGACGCACCACGTCGGCGAAGGCCTGCATGGTTTCTTCGAGCGGCGTGTGCACGTCGAAGCGGTGGGCCTGGTAGAGATCCACGTAGTCCGTTTGCAGGCGGGTGAGCGAACCGTTGATCGACTCGAAAATGTGTTTGCGGCTGAGGCCGGTGTCGTTGTGGCCCCTGGCGCCGGTGGGGAAATACACCTTGGTAAAGATTTCCAGCGACTCGCGACGTTCGCCAATGAGGGCATCACCGAGCACCTTCTCGGCCACGGTGTTGGCATAGGTGTCGGCGGTGTCGAAGGTGGTGATCCCGGCATCGAGAGCGGCGCGAACACAGAGCGCGGCGGTATCGTTTTCCACCTGTGAGCCGTGGGTCAGCCAGTTTCCGTATGTGACGGCGGAGACTTTCAGCCCGCTGTTTCCTAGATAACGAAATTCCATGAGGGTCCTGACTCTCGGCGACACTGCGGATTTGTTGACGTTGGCAACCTAACATGTCAACTCGTGATTCCCCGCGGTAGCCTAGAGCCAAGGCCGGGAGATTTTCATGCAGGGCAACAATCATGACGACGTTCGTCGACACAACCTCGCGACAATTCTGCGGGTGGTTCACCGCAGTGGTCCCACCTCACGGTCTGCGCTTACCCGCCTGACCGGACTGAACCGATCAACCATCTCGGCGCTCGTATCGGAGCTGGTGCTCCTCGGTCTGGCGGCGGAACGGCAGCCGGATGCCACCCGCCAGGTGGGACGACCCAGCCCCGTGGTTCAGGCGAATCCGCGCGTTGTCGCCATTGCCGTCAACCCAGAGATCGACGCCGTGACCGTGGGACTCGTGGGGCTCGACGGCGTGGTGCACCGGCGCATCCGCTGCCCGGTTGAGCATTCACCGAGCGCCACGGAGGCCGTCAACATTGCCACTGCGGTGATTGATGGCATGCGCGGTGAGCTCGCCCTGCGGTTCGACGTAGTGGGCATTGGCGCCGCCATCCCCGGTCTGGTGCGCATCAGCGACGGTGTGGTGCGCAACGCACCGCACCTCCGGTGGACCGACGAACCGTTTGCTGAGCGTTTGTCGGCGGCCACGGGTTGGCCGGTTGTCGCGGCGAACGACGCGAGTCTGGGTGTGCTCGCCGAACGATATTTCGGTGCGGGCGTGGGGCTCACCGACGTGGTGTACCTCAACGGCGGCGCGAGCGGCATTGGCGGTGGCCTGCTCGTGGGCGGGAGCCTCGTGGGTGGCCATGCCGGCTACGCGGGGGAGTTCGGTCACACCCGGGTGAGCCAGAGCGCTGCCCGAGACTCCGCGGGAATCGCCGGAACGCTCGAGGCCGAGGTGACCCGCAGTGGACTACTCGCGGTGCTGGGCCTCGATAACACAGCGGATGCCGACGACCTCGAACGCGCCCTCCTCGCCTCCGACTCGCCCCAGGTTCGTGCCGAGGTGAATCGGCAACTGGACTTTCTGGCCGTTGCACTGGCCGGCGCGATCAACGTGCTCAACCCGCAGATTGTGGTGCTCGGTGGTTTCCTGGCGGCGCTGCGCGCGGCGGACCCCGACCGGCTGCAGCAGGCGGTTGCCGCACTGACCCTCCCCGAGGTTCTGGCGGGGGTGCGCATCGACTCGGCCCGTCTCGGGTCCAATCTGCTCATGATCGGTGCCGCCGAGCTCGCCTTCGAGGGCGTGCTCGGGGACCCCCAGGCATTCGCGGCGGGCTCGGGCGCCTGATCGGACCGTACCCCGGTGGACGTGCGCCATGATCGACCGTTTGTTCGGCGGAGATCGCACGTTCAGCTTTGACGTCTACAATTCAGGTGTGGGTCAACGAGACTCATGCGTCATCTGCCAGGCCCCTACAGGGGTCGACAGCCCGGTGATTTTCTATCCCGAGGCAACCGGTTCAGTAGCCCCTTTCCTCGAGGGAATGAGGAAAACAATGAAAGCACTCGTCTACAAGGGTCCGAACCAGGCATCGTGGGAAGACGTTCCGAATCCCCAAATCCTTCAGCCCACCGACATCATCGTGAAGATTGACACCACCACGATTTGCGGCACGGATCTCCATATTCTCAAGGGCGACGTTCCCGCGGTGACTCCCGGACGCATCCTCGGCCACGAGGGCGTGGGCACGATCACCGAGATCGGCGCCGCCGTCACCAACCTTGCCATCGGTGATCACGTCATCCTCGCCTGCGTCTCGGCCTGTGGCCACTGTTCCTATTGCAAGAAAGGCCTGTTCGCGCACTGCCTCGCCAGCGAAGGCGCGCCCGGAGTGGGCTGGATCTTCGGTCACCTCATCGACGGCACCCAGGCCGAGTACGTTCGCGTGCCCTTCGCCGAGACATCCGTTTACCCACTGCCCGCCGGCGTCACGCCCCAGCAGGGAACCCTCCTGTCGGACATCTTGCCCACTGGCCACGAAATCGGTGTGGTCGACGGGCACGTGAAGGCCGGCGACGTTGTGGCCGTTATCGGTGCCGGCCCCGTGGGCCTCTCGGTGATCGCCACCGCCGGACTCTATGGCCCCTCCAAGGTGATCGCCATCGATCTCGACGCCAACCGCCTCGACAAGGCGAAGCTTCTCGGGGCCACCGACGGCGTGCTCTCCAGCGACCCGGATTGGAAGGAGCAGGTTCTGGCCCTGACCGACGGCCTCGGCGTGGACGTGTCGGTCGAAGCCGTGGGAATCCCCCAGACCTTCGCCATGTCGCTCGACATCGTGCGTCCCGGTGGTCACGTGGCCAACGTGGGCGTGCACGGAAAGCCCGTTGAGCTTCCTCTTCAGGACCTGTGGATTCAAAACATCAACATCAGCATGGGGCTCGTCAGCACGAACACCCTCGACGTGTTGCTGAAGATGGTGGAGCAGAACAAGATCCCGACGGAGGAGTTCATCAGCCACACCTTCGCACTGCAGGACATGGAAAAGGCCTACGACGTATTCGGCCGCGCCGCCGAAACCAAGGCCATCAAGGTGATGATTAACGCCTAAGTAATTCAGACGGATGCGTGTGCCCACGGGAGACCGTGGGCACACGCTTTTTCGTGGGCTCCCCAACAAAAACCGGGGGCGCGGGAATAGCCCGAGCACCTTCGGGCTTAGCTTCACTACGGCCCTTGTGTTTGTCGTTGGTGCCGCCGCCCGCATTCTGCTGGGCCAGCATCCGTTCTAGAACGACATCTTTGAGGACTCACACCCGTGACTACAGCTGCTATTCCCGTGGTGAGCGCCGCACAACTGCGCTCCACCGCTCGCCACCCGGGCGATGCGCTCAGCCGCCGCCAACGTCTGGTGTACGTGCTGATTCTGGGGGCGCTGACCGCCCTGGGCCCGTTCACCATTGACCTGTACCTCCCCGCCTTTCCCACCCTGGAGAGCGATCTGGGTGTCTCTGCCGCCGCCATTCAGCTCACCCTCACCGGAACCATGATCGGCTTCGGGTTCGGCCAGCTGGTTGTGGGCCCGTGGAGCGACAAGGTTGGTCGTCGCCTGCCCCTCATGCTTGCCACCGGATTCCACATTCTGGCCTGCATCGGTGCCGCCCTCTCCACCGACATTGTGTGGCTTGGCGTGTTCCGCGTGCTGCAGGGCTTCGGTGCCGCGGCCGGCGCGGTCGTGGCGCTCGCCATGGTGCGCGACCTGTTCGGTGGCAAGCCGCTCGTGAAGATGCTCTCCCGGCTGGCCCTCGTGAGTGGCCTCGCACCCGTGCTGGCGCCGGTTATCGGCTCGCAACTGCTCCTCGTGATGCCGTGGCGCGGCATCTTCTGGGTGCTCGCCGCCTACGGTGCCCTGGTGATTCTGGCCGTGGCGTTCTTCATCGTGGAAACGCTGCCGCCGAGTGCACGGCAGACCCGCGGCCACAATACCCTCGGGCAGCGCTACCGCGCGGTGCTGGGCGACCGCACCTTTATAGGCGTCGCGATTATTGGTGCCATGACCTTTACGGGCCTCTTCTCGTACCTGTCCGCGTCACCGTTTCTGTTTCAACAGGTGTACGACCTGAGCGCGCAGCAGTACGGCATTCTGTTCGCGGTGAACTCCCTCGGAATTGTCACGGGTGTGCAGCTGAGCTCGCGGCTCATGCACCGCCTCAACGTGGGACCGCAGTGGATTCTCTCCGTGTCCACGGTGGTGCTGGTGATCACGGCTGTGGCGATCATGCTGTTAGACCTCGCCGGCGCCGGGCTCTGGGGCACACTCGTTCCGCTCTGGTTCTTCATCGCGGCCTGCGGGTTCACCCTCCCGAGCGTTCAGGTGATCGCGCTCAACGGGCATGGTCAAGAGGCCGGAACCGCTGCCTCGCTGCTCGGCGCCGCCAACTTCGGCGTGGCCGGACTCATCTCGCCCATCGTCGGCCTGCTCGGGGTGGGGACCGCGGTACCGATGTCTGCCGTGATGGCCACCACCTCGCTGCTGGCCATCGTGGCGCTCTGGGTTATCGTGCGTCCGCGTCAGGTGCCTGCTCTCGAGCACTAGGCCGGCGGGCGGGCGGCCGCA
This sequence is a window from Cryobacterium sp. CG_9.6. Protein-coding genes within it:
- the xylA gene encoding xylose isomerase — translated: MANQPTRDDKFSFGLWTIGYNGSDPFGGPTRPELDVVDAVTNLAERGAYGLTFHDDDLFAFGSTDAARQSQIDRLKGALADTGLIVPMVTTNLFSAPVFKDGGFTSNDRAVRRFALRKVLRNIDLAAELGAKTFVMWGGREGAEYDAAKDIRSALERYREAVNLLGDYVTDKGYDIRFAIEPKPNEPRGDILLPTVGHAMAFITTLERPELVGVNPEVGHEQMAGLNFTAGIAQALYQGKLFHIDLNGQRGIKYDQDLVFGHGDLHNAFSLVDLLENGGPGGGQAYDGPRHFDYKPSRTEDVSGVWDSVSANMRTYLLLKERAAAFRADPEVQEHLAASMVPELSQPTLAPGESYDDLLADRASYEDFAPDAYFGAKGFGFVRLQQLALEHLLGAR
- a CDS encoding GNAT family N-acetyltransferase, with translation MTEHISLPVDVQSRDALAAHGLDLRILDPADKAAARHWLQADARGFHDPARSDDLLGVLESEMATDRVTAVYDRTGADPDSPVATARSWPMNLTVPGGGELPAWAITSITVAPTHRRRGIARALLPAELRTAQALGFPLAMLTVTEATIYGRYGFGPAAHQAHLRIDTTRARWRGPTPDGRVTFVTPASLFADGPAIFERSRQPGEVDRRPVWWSHALGLVPQDPDSEKRSLRCVRYDDADGHAQGFAVYSIVLGDDGYPARLNLADLVAATDDAYAALWHFVIDMDLVTEVSAPLRSVREPLVWHVLDRRAVRKTVERDHLWLRILDVPATLSARTYAAPGIFQLTVTDDLGFAGGEYLLTVGSSGRGTAHPLTTAAPAGTTHVSVSVADLGALYLGAGSTVDLARAGRLHSTTMDAAARLDATLYSPHTPRLSTWF
- a CDS encoding multidrug effflux MFS transporter, translating into MTTAAIPVVSAAQLRSTARHPGDALSRRQRLVYVLILGALTALGPFTIDLYLPAFPTLESDLGVSAAAIQLTLTGTMIGFGFGQLVVGPWSDKVGRRLPLMLATGFHILACIGAALSTDIVWLGVFRVLQGFGAAAGAVVALAMVRDLFGGKPLVKMLSRLALVSGLAPVLAPVIGSQLLLVMPWRGIFWVLAAYGALVILAVAFFIVETLPPSARQTRGHNTLGQRYRAVLGDRTFIGVAIIGAMTFTGLFSYLSASPFLFQQVYDLSAQQYGILFAVNSLGIVTGVQLSSRLMHRLNVGPQWILSVSTVVLVITAVAIMLLDLAGAGLWGTLVPLWFFIAACGFTLPSVQVIALNGHGQEAGTAASLLGAANFGVAGLISPIVGLLGVGTAVPMSAVMATTSLLAIVALWVIVRPRQVPALEH
- a CDS encoding zinc-dependent alcohol dehydrogenase family protein, which translates into the protein MKALVYKGPNQASWEDVPNPQILQPTDIIVKIDTTTICGTDLHILKGDVPAVTPGRILGHEGVGTITEIGAAVTNLAIGDHVILACVSACGHCSYCKKGLFAHCLASEGAPGVGWIFGHLIDGTQAEYVRVPFAETSVYPLPAGVTPQQGTLLSDILPTGHEIGVVDGHVKAGDVVAVIGAGPVGLSVIATAGLYGPSKVIAIDLDANRLDKAKLLGATDGVLSSDPDWKEQVLALTDGLGVDVSVEAVGIPQTFAMSLDIVRPGGHVANVGVHGKPVELPLQDLWIQNINISMGLVSTNTLDVLLKMVEQNKIPTEEFISHTFALQDMEKAYDVFGRAAETKAIKVMINA
- a CDS encoding FAD-binding protein; translated protein: MIVDSRQGSLIVTVELNWAGNLRYQASTVVSPTSIDELQVVVAGAAQVRALGSRHSFNDIADSRDVLISLQSLDSDIVIDEETSTVTVSGATKYGILAEELTRRGFALHNLASLPHISIAGAIATGTHGSGDRNGNLATAVTALELVTGTGDIVTVSRADTPDFAGFVVGLGALGVITRVTLEIQPTFDVRQDVFENLPWSQVLAHFDAVTSAAYSVSLFTDWSGATVDQAWLKSRRTDAAKPFEPRETFFGGSPATAGRHPLPGISAENCTEQRGVWGPWHDRLAHFRLAFTPSSGAELQSEYLVPREHAVAAIEAVRALSRVITPLLLVSEVRTMAADDLWLSPNQGRDGIGLHFTWKPEQEAVEQVLPLIEAALAPFMARPHWGKLFQLRRAEIAPLNARFDDFQELAERMDPTHTFRNDFLDRTVFGL
- a CDS encoding aldo/keto reductase family protein, with translation MEFRYLGNSGLKVSAVTYGNWLTHGSQVENDTAALCVRAALDAGITTFDTADTYANTVAEKVLGDALIGERRESLEIFTKVYFPTGARGHNDTGLSRKHIFESINGSLTRLQTDYVDLYQAHRFDVHTPLEETMQAFADVVRQGKALYIGVSEWNAEQLRAGHALARDLGIQLISNQPQYSMLWRVIEAEVVPTSAELGISQIVWSPVAQGVLTGKYLPGQPPLAGSRAADAKGGADMIERWMTDEVLTSVQRLRPIADELGLTMAQLALAWVLQNQNVASAIMGASRPEQLADNVKAVGVTLEPAVMAQIDDVTRSLAEVNPRKTTSPTERLA
- a CDS encoding ROK family transcriptional regulator, with the protein product MQGNNHDDVRRHNLATILRVVHRSGPTSRSALTRLTGLNRSTISALVSELVLLGLAAERQPDATRQVGRPSPVVQANPRVVAIAVNPEIDAVTVGLVGLDGVVHRRIRCPVEHSPSATEAVNIATAVIDGMRGELALRFDVVGIGAAIPGLVRISDGVVRNAPHLRWTDEPFAERLSAATGWPVVAANDASLGVLAERYFGAGVGLTDVVYLNGGASGIGGGLLVGGSLVGGHAGYAGEFGHTRVSQSAARDSAGIAGTLEAEVTRSGLLAVLGLDNTADADDLERALLASDSPQVRAEVNRQLDFLAVALAGAINVLNPQIVVLGGFLAALRAADPDRLQQAVAALTLPEVLAGVRIDSARLGSNLLMIGAAELAFEGVLGDPQAFAAGSGA
- a CDS encoding thioredoxin domain-containing protein produces the protein MMSNASGQARPAKKDRRKQTRETATGLRDDQKKTATYRRLLWRGGIGVALVAAATIVALVIITQSTPSGAGPRNMASDGILIGGDGATVSAANTPALAAAAQPVATDQTQLDDMVNIDIYVDYLCPACGQFDTTNAAQIASWVTAGNATLELHPISIRDTSSLGTNYSTRAANAVACVANFQPDSFLAVNTALFANMPAENSAGLTNSELQNVIETAGAADSNIPECIRNETFSPWVGEASDRALTGPLPNADIAKITGTPTVLVNGTSYRGSLTDRAAFLAFVTAHTSTPAGE
- a CDS encoding NAD(P)-dependent oxidoreductase: MRIAVTGGSGKLGRSVVARLTAEGHHVTNLDRSGPRSEGFTTIDLTDYGQVVDVMFGINDRTDGFDAVVHLGAIPAPGLFADVATFHNNMLSTYNVFQAARRAGIKRIVYASSETVLGLPFDIDPPYIPVDEEYPARPESTYSLVKHLEEQLAIELVRWDPTLSITALRFSNVMDPEDYAAFPAFDADATLRKWNLWGYIDGRDGAQAVLRALENAVPGFDRFIIAAADTVMSRSSASLAAEVFPGVEVVRDVAENETLLSIDKARRLLGFAPEHSWRDHV